In Penaeus vannamei isolate JL-2024 chromosome 15, ASM4276789v1, whole genome shotgun sequence, the following are encoded in one genomic region:
- the jhamt gene encoding juvenile hormone acid O-methyltransferase has translation MEDAQLYVSANALQRRDALVVLTEFLPQMAWQEEGENILDIGCGSGDVTRNLLMPLLPRVEQVTGVDISQEMVSFASKTFQHNTLAFRQLDIEKTVQPRQVFPDGFSKVFSFYCLHWVKDQPRCLNNIYQLLQPGGEALLVFLAHNPLFSMYQNMSEKIEWNQYMQDVSNFIPAFQHKSDPAQSMADVAEEAGFEVISCEAPPFEFVFENINYLRNAIKAVNPFLKRIPTEKQDAFLMDCLSELAKLKTKQEDGKTVARYNLMIAHLLRPE, from the exons ATGGAGGACGCCCAACTGTACGTGTCTGCCAACGCCCTTCAGCGACGCGACGCCCTTGTGGTGCTGACGGAATTCCTGCCGCAGATGGCGTGGCAGGAGGAAGGCGAGAACATCCTGGACATTGGATGCGGTTCGG GTGACGTCACGAGGAACCTGCTGATGCCCCTGCTGCCTCGCGTCGAGCAGGTAACCGGCGTGGACATCTCGCAGGAAATGGTGAGCTTCGCGTCCAAGACCTTCCAGCATAACACCCTCGCCTTCCGTCAGCTCGACATCGAAAAGACCGTCCAGCCGCGACAGGTCTTCCCCGACGGGTTCTCCAAG GTATTCTCGTTCTACTGCCTGCACTGGGTCAAGGACCAGCCCCGCTGCCTCAACAACATCTACCAGCTCCTGCAGCCCGGAGGCGAGGCTCTCCTGGTCTTCCTCGCCCACAACCCGCTCTTCTCCATGTACCAGAACATGAGCGAGAAGATCGAGTGGAATCAGTACATGCAG gacgTGAGCAACTTCATCCCCGCCTTCCAGCACAAGAGCGACCCCGCCCAGAGCATGGCTGACGTGGCCGAAGAAGCCGGGTTCGAGGTCATCTCCTGCGAAGCTCCGCCCTTCGAGTTCGTCTTCGAGAACATCAATTACCTGAGGA aCGCCATCAAAGCCGTGAACCCCTTTCTGAAGCGCATTCCGACGGAGAAGCAAGACGCCTTCCTCATGGACTGCCTCAGCGAACTCGCCAAGCTCAAGACGAAGCAGGAAGACGGGAAGACGGTGGCCAGGTACAACCTCATGATCGCTCACCTCCTTCGcccggagtga